A genomic stretch from Candidatus Tanganyikabacteria bacterium includes:
- a CDS encoding ABC transporter ATP-binding protein encodes MPPAPAIEIGSLVKRYGPLTAVDDVSFAVAPGDFFGFLGPNGAGKTTTIQCMVGLATLSSGTIRVMGHDVVSDYRRARRVIGLSPQEFNFDRYLSIRDTLMYSAGYFGIRRAECAARADDLLRRFDLDSKRDLDFTKLSGGMKRRLSIARALIHQPRVLVLDEPTAGVDVELRLELWQFLREANAGGLTIFLTTHYLEEAEQLCNRIAIIDGGRIVAIEDKARLMSHMAGHVLEVRYEDSPAGLPALPGLAVERDGHLVCVRGVPPRDIPAVLARLAEHGAVADVAIKRRSLQDIFLEITGRKPTWTNWESRP; translated from the coding sequence GTGCCCCCCGCTCCCGCCATCGAGATCGGTAGCCTCGTCAAGCGCTATGGCCCCCTGACGGCGGTCGACGACGTCAGCTTCGCGGTCGCGCCGGGAGATTTCTTCGGCTTCCTCGGACCCAACGGCGCCGGCAAGACCACCACCATCCAGTGCATGGTGGGCCTGGCGACGCTGAGTTCCGGGACCATCCGGGTGATGGGGCACGACGTGGTCAGCGACTACCGGCGGGCGCGCCGGGTGATCGGCCTGTCGCCCCAGGAGTTCAACTTCGACCGGTACCTGTCCATCCGCGACACGCTCATGTACTCGGCGGGCTACTTCGGCATCCGGCGCGCCGAATGCGCGGCCCGTGCCGACGACCTCCTGCGCCGCTTCGATCTCGATTCCAAGCGCGACCTGGATTTCACGAAGCTGTCGGGAGGCATGAAGCGCCGGCTGTCCATCGCCCGGGCCCTCATCCACCAGCCGCGCGTGCTGGTCCTGGACGAGCCCACCGCCGGCGTGGACGTCGAGTTACGCCTCGAACTCTGGCAGTTCCTGCGCGAGGCCAACGCGGGCGGCCTCACGATCTTCCTGACGACGCACTACCTCGAAGAGGCCGAGCAACTCTGCAACCGCATCGCGATCATCGACGGGGGCCGTATCGTGGCCATCGAGGACAAGGCGCGCCTGATGAGCCACATGGCCGGGCACGTGCTGGAGGTGCGCTACGAGGACTCGCCGGCCGGGTTGCCGGCTTTGCCGGGCCTGGCGGTCGAACGGGATGGCCACCTCGTGTGCGTGCGCGGCGTCCCGCCACGCGACATCCCGGCAGTCCTGGCGCGCCTGGCCGAGCACGGGGCGGTAGCCGACGTCGCCATCAAGCGGCGCAGCCTCCAGGACATCTTCCTGGAAATCACCGGCCGCAAGCCCACGTGGACCAACTGGGAGTCCCGGCCGTGA